One region of Passer domesticus isolate bPasDom1 chromosome 19, bPasDom1.hap1, whole genome shotgun sequence genomic DNA includes:
- the LOC135283948 gene encoding collagen, type I, alpha 1b-like, producing MLPMLLPMLPTLPPPPQAPGVPPPRRRWGSGALAAVAGTPPRRRQGTGCPLPTRPPGPPHSDAARATVALDCYCAAGGVTVYSHGRRDRRTRTAGSTGSPHPPTPGGPRGGGGGGSRRGRPASRGSRSSHAGCSSPHINSYCSGGRAPSGSSSGSGNRGDPPPRIPHPGPRPAAPHLPSRRGHGAPRGPSPPGSSRRICPLGSRGPVPRAVSPRLAAGARGDRGAAGGAGLAAGPARRGLSAAGGAGAGAAGGGRRLHNPPGAARRFLSGEVRAARPAPAPGTGPSAAGGDRCWPGRAPRGGHRGLTALETERGGWKGCADHRRGGRYLIPRGHGDVGSGPRG from the coding sequence ATGCTACCGATGCTGCTGCCGATGCTACCGACActccccccccctccccaagcACCGGGAGTGccccccccgcgccgccggTGGGGGTCGGGCGCGCTCGCTGCGGTGGCGGGGACGCCTCCTCGCCGTCGCCAAGGCACCGGCTGCCCCCTCCCGACCCGCCCTCCCGGCCCCCCCCACTCCGACGCCGCCCGGGCGACCGTGGCTTTAGATTGTTACTGTGCCGCTGGGGGGGTAACAGTCTACAGCCATGGTCGCCGGGACAGGCGGACTCGCACCGCGGGCAGCACCGGCTCCCCCCACCCGCCCACCCCCGGGGGTCCCCGAGGCGGCGGAGGCGGGGGGTCCCGTCGGGGGCGGCCCGCCTCCCGGGGCAGTAGGAGCTCACATGCAGGATGCAGCTCACCGCACATCAACTCTTACTGTTCGGGGGGGCGGGCGCCGAGCGGCTCCTCCTCGGGCAGCGGGAACCGTGGGGACCCCCCTCCCCGGATCCCCCATCCTGGcccccgccccgcagcccctcacCTGCCCTCCCGGCGGGGACACGGAGCCCCTCGGGGACCGTCCCCGCCGGGCTCGTCCCGCCGCATCTGTCCGCTCGGCAGCCGGGGTCCCGTGCCCCGTGCCGTGTCCCCCCGGCTCGCCGCCGGTGCGCGGGGGGACCGCGGGGCCGCCGGCGGAgcggggctggcggcggggccggcgcggcgGGGACTGAGCgcggccggcggggccggggcgggggcggccgggggCGGTCGCAGGTTGCACAACCCGCCCGGCGCGGCCAGGAGATTCCTGAGCGGCGAAGTCAGAGCGGCCCGGCCTGCCccggcaccgggcaccgggccTTCAGCAGCCGGCGGCGACCGGTGCTGGCCGGGCAGGGCTCCTCGTGGGGGGCACCGGGGACTCACGGCCCTGGAGACGGAGAGAGGGGGCTGGAAGGGCTGTGCTGACcacaggaggggagggaggtACCTCATcccacggggacacggggatgtAGGGTCAGGCCCAAGAGGGTGA